From the Lathyrus oleraceus cultivar Zhongwan6 chromosome 4, CAAS_Psat_ZW6_1.0, whole genome shotgun sequence genome, one window contains:
- the LOC127137486 gene encoding U11/U12 small nuclear ribonucleoprotein 31 kDa protein produces MSSKKKHKRKHSDNDEDDDVFYYRYCASSSTPNTTTGTTSSNQPQSKPNNKGSSIGGTGEPLAPSKSTLYVSNLDYSLTNSDLHTLFSTFGRIARVTVLKDRHTRLSRGVAFVQFVSRNDAQRAVAEMNKKILNGRTLTASIAADNGRAPEFIRKRVYNTETALCYECGGHGHLSYECPKNQLGPRPRPQPKKPRRGFSGLRDRDGEEEGDEEEEEGGQIAAEQFDDNWASVVDDEAGERLLGRNRNDDEGLDNNKTKKKGKKAGYFSDESDHDDDD; encoded by the coding sequence ATGTCAAGCAAGAAGAAACACAAACGAAAACACAGCGACAACGATGAAGACGACGACGTTTTCTACTACCGCTACTGCGCTTCGTCCTCAACCCCCAACACCACCACCGGCACCACATCCAGTAATCAACCCCAATCAAAACCGAACAACAAAGGATCATCAATAGGAGGAACAGGTGAACCCTTAGCACCATCAAAATCGACGCTATACGTTTCTAATCTAGATTACTCCCTAACAAACTCCGATCTCCATACGCTCTTCTCTACTTTCGGCCGCATCGCGCGTGTAACCGTTCTCAAAGACCGTCACACGCGCCTAAGCCGCGGTGTCGCGTTTGTCCAATTCGTTTCTCGTAATGACGCCCAACGCGCCGTGGCGGAGATGAATAAGAAGATTCTCAATGGAAGGACTCTAACTGCTTCTATTGCTGCTGATAATGGACGTGCTCCGGAGTTTATTCGGAAGCGCGTGTACAATACTGAGACTGCTTTGTGTTATGAGTGTGGGGGGCATGGTCATTTGTCGTATGAGTGTCCTAAGAATCAGTTGGGGCCGAGGCCGCGGCCTCAGCCTAAGAAGCCGCGACGGGGATTTAGTGGGCTGAGGGATAGGGATGGGGAGGAGGAAGGTgatgaggaggaggaggagggtGGTCAGATTGCTGCGGAGCAGTTTGACGATAATTGGGCTTCTGTTGTGGATGATGAAGCGGGTGAAAGGTTGCTGGGGAGAAACAGAAATGATGATGAGGGTTTGGACAACAACAAGACgaagaagaaagggaagaaaGCTGGGTATTTCAGTGATGAGAgtgatcatgatgatgatgattga